ttacaatatattCCATCAGTTTGAAATATGTCTGCTAATCATACTGGTGTTGAGAATATATAGAAATGTACAGGAGAGATAAACAATATGGGCAAGGAAACTAGTCAGCAATGCTGGGGAGACAACACATGGATTATTAATTAGGCTGACTGGCAGTTTCACAACTCTTCTCACAGACACAGCTGAACAGCTCTGACCTCTGTCAAGAAGAGTACAacatgggtaaaaaaaaaactggaataCTAAATACTAAAGTTTTATTGTTGATGTTCATGACATTAAGAGGTTTATGACATCTGTTGGTCCAACTATATACACACTCACAAGAAAGTGACAGTTGTTGCTCgtaaacatatttttaagcAATGCATTTTTATAGTCCTACCTCTGTGGATGTCCTCCTCCTGTCAGGCATCACCAGTGTGTTGGCATGGCTGCCAGGGACTATAGTAGATCCTATACTCATTCTGGGTCCAACTAACATGTAGCGTTTGTCTCCAGATCTGTACTGGATGctgtgacacagtgtcccatCATAATTAGCCTCTTGGAGATATTTGGAAGTATAGTCTGTGGATTTGGAGCACTGCATTGCAATCAGCACGATGATACTGATGATAAAAAGTAGCGAAACTGAGCCCAAAGTTATCATGAGGTAAAATGTCACATTGTCCTCCTCGTCAACTTTAGTTGCACTTTTAACATCAGAAGCTGCAAAAGCCTCTCTGGGCTCCACAAGTTTGACAATGACAGTAGCTGTTGCCCTGGGTCCAACTAACATGTAGCGTTTGTCTCCAGATCTGTACTGGATGctgtgacacagtgtcccatCATAATTAGCCTCTTGTAGATATTTGGAAGTATAGTCTGTGGATTTGGAGCACTGCATTGCAATCAGCACGATGATACTGATGATAAAAAGTAGAGAAACTGAGCCCAAAGTTATCATGAGGTAAAATGTCACATTGTCCTCCTCGTCAACTTTAGTTGCACTTTTAACATCAGAAGCTGCAAAAGCCTCTCTGGGCTCCACAAGTTTGACAATGACAGTAGCTGTTGCTGAGAGTGAAACGTTGCCATTGTCTTTGACCAGTATGAGCAGTTTATGCTCAGCCTcgtctgtctctgtgaatgAGCGAAGTGTTCTGATCTGTCCTGTATAGCGGTCCAAAGCAAAGAGActgtggtcagtgacttcctgcaGTGAAAAGAGTAACCAGCCGTTATATCCTATATCAGCGTCATAGGCTCTGACTTTAGTCACCAAGTGTCCTGCGTTGACATTGCGGGGAATCTCCTCCACACCTTCAGCAGAACCGTTGGAGCTGACTGGATACAGGATGACTGGAGCGTTGTCGTTCTGATCCAGAATGAACACGTTCACTGTCACGTTGTTGCTTAGTGACGGAGTTCCTGAATCTGTGGCGACAACTTGGAACTGGAAAGTTTTCACTGTTTCAAAGTCAAAACTTTTTAGCGCGGAAATGTGTCCATTATCTGAATTTATATTTAGGAAAGACATGACGTCACTCTGACTCCTTTCTCTCacaatatgatatgaaataGCTGCGTTATCATTCAAATCTTTGTCCCTTGCGCTGACAGAGAATATTGAATTTCCAGCAACGTTAttttctacaacataaaactcAAAAGGTGTTTGGTCAAAATGTGGACTGTTGTCATTTACATCTGATATCTCAATACTGAGAGTTTTAACAGTAGATAAGGGAGGTTCACCACAGTCGGTGgcttttattgttatttcataATGTGACACCTCCTCTCGATCCAAAACGTGTTTAGTGACAACCGAGTACGTGTTCTCCTTATAGGAGGGCTTTAATTCAAAGGGTACGTCATTCGATATGAGTGAAATAATTTTTCCATTGACACCAGAGTCTTTATCCCTCACACTAATAAGCGCAACAACTGTACCAGGCTTTGAGTCTTCAGACACTGTATTTGACAGTGATGTCACTTGTATTTCCGGTGGATTATCGTTGACGTCTGTGACTTTTATAATGACTCTACACTCACCCGCTAGTGGGGGTGTTCCTTTATCTGAAGCCTCTACATCCAGTTCATATACATCGTTTTCTTCATAATCCACTGCCCCTTTAACTCTAATCTCTCCAGTTAATTTGTCCAgttcaaaaatatcataaacttTCTGCCTCAAGGTTTTTCCGAGGCTGAATTCAACTTCACCATTCATGCCTTCATCGAGATCCGTTGCATTCATTCTAAAGACTGAAGAACCAACTGCAAGGTTTTCCTGTAAAGAAATCTGGTAAATCTCCTGACTAAACATTGGACGATTATCATTACTGTCAAGAACAATAATAGAAACATTCAGTGTCCCTGATCTTGGAGGTTTGCCTCCATCAACTGCTGTAACCAGCAGCGTGTGTTTGTTCTTTTGTTCTCTGTCTAACGATTTCTTCAGCACTAAAAATGGCATTTTACCTGCATCACTCTGACGgatatttatttcaaaatgttcATTTAATGTCAAAGTGTATGTACGAATAGAGTTAATTCCAGCATCGGGATCACGGGCGGTGTGTAGTTTAAATCGCTTTCCCGGTAATGTTTGTTCACCTATTTCAAATGTCTGTTCTTTTTCAGGGAAACTAGGAGAGTGATCATTTACATCAGTAATTTCTACAACTACATAGTGTATTTCCAGAGGGCTTTCAACAAGGATTTTTAGCTCCATGAGACATGCACCGCTGCCCTGACACAGCTCCTCTCTGTCAATATGCTTGTTGACGTACAGTGCTCCATTATTCTGGTTTACTTCAAAAATAGCGTCCTTACTTTCAGACACAACACGGAACCGTCGAGCAATCAAAGAGGTGATGTCAAGGCCAAGATCCTTCGCAACATTTCCAACAACAGTTCCGTCTTGTACCTCCTCGGGAACAGAGTACCTTATCTGAGCCAAAGCCTGTTTTCcgaccagcagcagcagcagagccaaaTAAAAAGCCAACCAGGAGCAGTCCTTTGTTCGAGTGTTTGTATCGGTCCCCATCGTTATCCAgcaacacatgtacacacatgaaCCGGTCACTTCGACAAACAATAATTTATGTCCAACCAGCTGAGAGTCGCATATTTGCGAAACGCGATGCGTTATTCCATCGGCTGATGTGCTTGATACAAATCCCGTCTTTGCTCTAGTCGGAAACAAAAGCCTTGAAGAGGGAGGGACAAACTAGTCTGTGGCTTCCTGATGTTATAGTGACACCCAGAGGTGTTCAGCAAACGTTACTATGTTTTACTTAAACAGGCTTGAAGTGATGCATTCTTATAGGGAGCGGGCGCTTGCCCAGAGGGTTATTAAAtaattcataaataaaaatgtttgctgtATTTCTTAAATATTTGATCTCTGCTTGACATGTCCATGCGTTTCAACACAATGGACAACAATCACAAGTAGTTGCAAAGATTTTCCATTGACTCACAAAAGTACTTTTGAATCTAAACTAAGCCTATgcacactgttaaaaaaaactcaacagaaacacTACAGCATGTTAAAACTTCCCAATTATTTCTTATACCTGAGAATTTCCTGAGATCTCAATATCAAAATGTCACTGCCTACATAGTCCCCAATACAGACAGACTGGAGAAAAGTAAAATGTTCagttcagcaccatggacagcagtCAAAATGCGCGTCAAAGACTGTCCTTTTACACAGGATGAGCTCTGTTGTGTATTTGGCATGTTAGTATTCATCATgactatatgtgtgtgtatatgcatgaATAATTCAGACAAATATGAAGGTATAGCAAAGACCACAGCGTGGCCGTTGAAGAGGGAGCTATCTTGCCACATTCAGCAATTTCCTACACTAACTAGCATTTTTACATCTGTTCGATATGACCGAGCATTTGTATTAAAACAAGACATGTATGATAATAGAAACTCAAAAATACCTATAAGAACCCGCACAAGGAAGAAACACACTTAACTGAATCAAATATTGCTTGTTATGAAGTGTATTGTGTACTGTTCTTTATGTAGAGTGCTTTAGAGACGCAACAAGAAGCCAACTTTGAGTACAACCAAAGAATTGTATGCTTGTAAGCATAATGTATAAAACTGTGTTGTTAAAGTCTTACCTCTCCAGATCCCCTCCTCCTGTCAGGGAGCACTAGTGTGTTGGCATGGCTGCCAGGGACTATCGTAGATCCTATACTCATCCTGGGTCCAACTAACATGTAGCGTTTGTCTCCAGATCTGTACTGGATGctgtgacacagtgtcccatCATAATTAGCCTCTTGGAGATATTTGGAAGTATAGTCTGTGGATTTGGAGCACTGCATTGCAATCAGCACGATGATACTGATGATAAAAAGTAGAGAAACTGAGCCCAAAGTTATCATGAGGTAAAATGTCACATTGTCCTCCTCGTCAACTTTAGTTGCACTTTTAACATCAGAAGCTGCAAAAGCCTCTCTGGGCTCCACAAGTTTGACAATGACAGTAGCTGTTGCTGAGAGTGAAACGTTGCCATTGTCTTTGACCAGTATGAGCAGTTTATGCTCAGCCTcgtctgtctctgtgaatgAGCGAAGTGTTCTGATCTGTCCTGTATAGCGGTCCAAAGCAAAGAGActgtggtcagtgacttcctgcaGTGAAAGAGTAACCAGCCGTTATATCCTATATCAGCGTCATAGGCTCTGACTTTAGTCACCAAGTGTCCTGCGTTGACATTGCGGGAATCTCCTCCACACCTTCAGCAGAACCGTTGGAGCTGACTGGATACAGGATGACTGGAGCGTTGTCGTTCTGATCCAGAATGAACACGTTCACTGTCACGTTGTTGCTTAGTGACGGAGTTCCTGAATCTGTGGCGACAACTTGGAACTGGAAAGTTTTCACTGTTTCAAAGTCGAAACTTTTTAGCGCGGAAATGTGTCCATTATCTGGATTTATATTTAGGAAAGACATGACGTCACTCTGACTCCCTTCTCTCacaatatgatatgaaataGCTGCGTTATCATTCAAATCTTTGTCCGTTGCGCTGACAGAGAATATTGAATTTCCAG
This region of Epinephelus fuscoguttatus linkage group LG9, E.fuscoguttatus.final_Chr_v1 genomic DNA includes:
- the LOC125894512 gene encoding protocadherin alpha-8-like, whose protein sequence is MCCWITMGTDTNTRTKDCSWLAFYLALLLLLVGKQALAQIRYSVPEEVQDGTVVGNVAKDLGLDITSLIARRFRVVSESKDAIFEVNQNNGALYVNKHIDREELCQGSGACLMELKILVESPLEIHYVVVEITDVNDHSPSFPEKEQTFEIGEQTLPGKRFKLHTARDPDAGINSIRTYTLTLNEHFEINIRQSDAGKMPFLVLKKSLDREQKNKHTLLVTAVDGGKPPRSGTLNVSIIVLDSNDNRPMFSQEIYQISLQENLAVGSSVFRMNATDLDEGMNGEVEFSLGKTLRQKVYDIFELDKLTGEIRVKGAVDYEENDVYELDVEASDKGTPPLAGECRVIIKVTDVNDNPPEIQVTSLSNTVSEDSKPGTVVALISVRDKDSGVNGKIISLISNDVPFELKPSYKENTYSVVTKHVLDREEVSHYEITIKATDCGEPPLSTVKTLSIEISDVNDNSPHFDQTPFEFYVVENNVAGNSIFSVSARDKDLNDNAAISYHIVRERSQSDVMSFLNINSDNGHISALKSFDFETVKTFQFQVVATDSGTPSLSNNVTVNVFILDQNDNAPVILYPVSSNGSAEGVEEIPRNVNAGHLVTKVRAYDADIGYNGWLLFSLQEVTDHSLFALDRYTGQIRTLRSFTETDEAEHKLLILVKDNGNVSLSATATVIVKLVEPREAFAASDVKSATKVDEEDNVTFYLMITLGSVSLLFIISIIVLIAMQCSKSTDYTSKYLQEANYDGTLCHSIQYRSGDKRYMLVGPRNEYRIYYSPWQPCQHTGDA